The genomic window TACTTAAAGCTTCCGTAAAGGGTAACCCGCCGTGGGCATTTCTCCCAATACGTTAAGAAATCAGGTGGAACGTTTTGGTTTCGCTGTAAACCTATAAAGATAAAAACAATTTTAATTCATTTCAATACATTCAGTTTATTATTCTTTTGTTAGGCTTTGCTTACATTTGAAAATAAATCCTGAGTTTTGTAGAGAAAAATTCATTCTAAACGCTTACGATATGAAAAAGTGGTTGCTGTTTTCTTTGGTGTTTTTGCTGTCGTGGACGGCCCAGACACAAGCCCAACGGGTGGAGCAGGAGATTGACAGCCGGGGATTTTCAGGAGAGTTGCAGAAAGCCTGGGAAGAATCAGGGATTCCGGCTGTGAATTTTGGTTTCATCACCCGCGAAGGGCAATACTATTCCCAGTCCTTTGGACACGCAGTATGGTCAGAGGAAGCGGCGCTTACTGCTGACCATATTTTCAGGATCGCCTCGATGACAAAGGCCCTTACCAGTGTTGCCGTGCTGCAGTTATGGGAGCAAGGTAAGGTTGACCTGGATGCCATGGTGGCGTCGTTCATTCCCGGGATTGATTCCATTCCCATCCTTACTGACGAAGGAAATCTTGTTGCAGCAAGCCGGCCTATAACTTTAAGGAACTTATTGACGCACACTTCGGGGTTTTCGTATGCGATGTTTGATCAGCGGCTGGCGAATTTTGTCAGGCCCGACAACTGGCCCCATCCCGATTATCCCAGGGTGGCAGAACCTGGCGAACAGTGGATCTACAGCACCAGTACTGACTGGGCCGGTAAGGTGGTGGAGGCCGTTTCGGGATTGGATCTGGAAGCCTACCTTCGTGAGCACATCACCGGGCCCCTGGGAATGGATCATACCTGGTTTAATGTCCCGGATTCACTGCAGCACCTGATCGTTAGCATCGGAACCCGGCTCGAAGAGCCTTCGGATACCTTCAGGGAGTATCCCGGCAGGGTGCCACGCGAGCCGGTGAAGGAATACAGCGGTGGGGGCGGGTTGTTCTCATCGCTCAACGATTACCTGAAATTCCTGGCCTGTATCCTGAATGAAGGCGAACTGGGAGGAAAGCGCATTCTTAACGAAGCCACAGTGGACCTGATGTTCAGGGATGAATTGCCCGGGGTTCTGAACCTTGACCCGGAAGAAATGGCCGACAACAGCCGGATGGCACATTCCTTATCATGGGCCATTCAATTGGTCGATAATGACTTTGGCAGGAAAGCTGGCTCAGCCTACTGGAGCGGTTATTTCAATACTTATTATAGTATTGACCGTCATTCGGGTGTGGCCGTGGTTGTAATGGCAAATTACCTGCCCTTCCTCGAGCCTGGCATACTTGGTTTGTACAAAACATTTGAAAGCCTGGTGAGGGGGGAGTGATCTTGTTTCGGGGAGTTCATTTGTTGAGTTCAGAACGGAAAAACCCTTTTCCGTGATTTCCTGATGTTCAGGCCTCGAAAGATGGCCTGCATCATTTTTTTTAATTTTTCACTATTCATTTTTCCTTTTTTGACTACCTCTGTTTTGGATTAAACTGGATTAACCTTGTGGTTAATTTGTGTCGATTCTCTTTCCAGGGTCCTTTCTGGGTATGGGTTAATACGGTGTTTAGACGGTGTTTATTCGGTTTAAACCGAATAAACACCGTCTAAACTATGACGGAGGTATGGTTTTGGAGGGGTTTAAAATTGGGCAAAAGGGGAATCTTTATTTGATTAAACAATTGAAATACAAGACTATAATTGTGTATGGAGCATTTTCTTCATTCCCCAAAGGGGAAGATTTAATTTTTTACTGATGATTTAACTTTCTAATAGAACATGAAATCGTTTTCTGGAAACTCAGGGCCCTCTTTTTGCTTTGGGAGAATGCAGGAAGAAGGAACTTTTTCATTTCCCTGGAACGCAATCGGAAAATTCCGCTTTTGATTTTTGAGAATTTTTGAATAGGGATTGAAAAACCACGATTATTTTATATTTTTGGCTCCTCGCAGTGGTGCTTCAAACTATCGGCAACAAAAACAACGCTACTATGTCACTTTCGGGAAATGATGGCCGCGATGGCTTTACCAGCAAGTTTGGTATTATTTGTGCCACAGCCGGTTCGGCCATTGGGCTGGGAAATATCTGGCGCTTTCCATACGTTGTGGGTGAAAACGGGGGAGGTGCTTTTTTGCTGGTTTACCTGGGTTTCATCCTTTTGCTGGGGATTCCGGTAATGCTTTCCGAGCTGGTGATTGGCCGGCGTGGCCAGCGCAACACTTTTGGGTCGTTTCGTCGTTTGGCGCCCGGCAAGCCCTGGTGGTTCATCGGGGTGATGGGGCTGGCTGCAGCTTTTATGATCCTGGCTTTTTACAGCACTATTGCAGGCTGGACGCTTGAGTATATCGTTAAATCGTTTGGAAATGCTTTCAAAGATAAGACCGGCGATGAGCTGGCCAGCATGTTCCAGACCTTTCACACCGGTGTCTTCTGGCCGCTGTTTTGGCAAGCAGTGTTTATGATCATGACGGCCTGGATCATCCTCTCCGGGGTAAAAAAAGGCATTGAAAAATATTCTAAAATACTGATGCCCTTTCTTTTAGCGTTGCTCATCATTATGGCCATCCGTTCCATTACCTTGCCCGGAGCTATGGGCGGGCTGCAGTTTCTGTTTAAGCCTGATTTTTCACAGCTCAATACCAGTGTCTTTCTGAGCGCCCTGGGACAGGCTTTCTTCTCGCTAAGCATCGGGATGGGGGCCATCATTACTTATGGCTCCTATATCCAAAGGGAGAATAACCTGACCACCATTGCGGCAGAGGTTTCCATTGCCGACACCCTGATTGCGGTGTTGGCGGGTGTGGCCATATTTCCTGCCGTATTTGCCTTCGGGCTGGACCCTGCCGAAGGCCCCGGCCTGATATTTCAAGTGCTTCCGAGCATCTTTCAGCAATTGCCGGGCGGTTATTTCTTTGCCATCATATTTTTTATCCTCCTGGCCATCGCCGCACTGACATCCTCCATTTCCCTGCTGGAGGTGGTGGTTGCTTTCCTGGTGGAAGAACTGAACCTGGACCGGAAAAAAGCCACCATCATGGCAGCCAGCGCGGCCCTGCTGATTGGAGTTTTTTGTACTCTTTCTTTCAGTACACTGAGCGATGTAACGTTCAGGGGACAGACCATATTCGGAATACTTGATTTTTCAGCCTCCAACATTCTGTTGCCGTTGGGTGGATTGCTTATCGTGGTGTTTGTTGGCTGGGTCATGAAATCGGCGGAAGTGAAAGATGAACTCTCCAATGGTGGATTGCTGAAGCTGAGGCTTTACGCCTTCTTCCGGTTTATAATCAAATTCATTGCTCCCGTGGCCATTGCCATCATATTTCTAAATAGTATTGGAATTCTCTAAAACCTAAGCTTATGTCTGGAATTCTCGAAAGCATTAACCGCGTCATTGTCATGTATAACGAATATGTTGGCGGTTATTTGCTGCTTGCCATGTTGTTGCCAACAGGAATTTTCTTTGCCTTCAAATTCCGGTTTCTTCACGTCAGGAAATTCTGGCATTCTTTCGCCATCTTATCCGGAAGGTACGCCAGGAAAGGGGACCACGGTGATGTGAACCATTTCAAGGCGCTGACAACAGCATTGTCAGCCACCGTAGGAACTGGGAATATTGTTGGGGTAGCCCTGGCCATTTACCTGGGAGGCCCGGGTGCCATATTCTGGATGTGGGTTACCGGCTTTTTCGGGATGATGCTGAAGCTGGTGGAATGTACCCTGGGCTTAAAGTACAGGAAATTCAATGCCGACGGGACGGTTTCCGGGGGGCCGATGTATTATATGGAATACGGGCTGAAGGATAAGCTGGGCAAACATGCCAAAACCCTTGCGGTTATTTTTGCGGGTGCGGCGGTTTTGTGTTCGCTGGGGACGGGGAATATGGCCCAGAGCAACTCGATGACTGATGTGCTGTTTACGAGTTACCAGATCCCCACCTGGATCAGTGGACTGGTCATTGCCGGTTTGGTATTGTTAATCGTGGTTGGAGGCCTGAAGCGCATTGCCGAGGTTACCTCACGGCTGGTTCCCTTTATGGCGGGGATTTATTTCATTGCTGCAATGGTTATTTTCATTCTGCACATTGAGAACCTGGTGCCTGCTTTTGAGCTGATATTCGAGTATGCCTTTACAGGTACAGCGGCCACAGGCGGATTTGTGGGATCAGCATTTATCATGACCATGACCATGGGTATCCGGCGGGGCCTGTTTTCGAATGAGGCGGGACAGGGTTCAGCAGCGA from Bacteroides sp. includes these protein-coding regions:
- a CDS encoding serine hydrolase domain-containing protein, with the translated sequence MKKWLLFSLVFLLSWTAQTQAQRVEQEIDSRGFSGELQKAWEESGIPAVNFGFITREGQYYSQSFGHAVWSEEAALTADHIFRIASMTKALTSVAVLQLWEQGKVDLDAMVASFIPGIDSIPILTDEGNLVAASRPITLRNLLTHTSGFSYAMFDQRLANFVRPDNWPHPDYPRVAEPGEQWIYSTSTDWAGKVVEAVSGLDLEAYLREHITGPLGMDHTWFNVPDSLQHLIVSIGTRLEEPSDTFREYPGRVPREPVKEYSGGGGLFSSLNDYLKFLACILNEGELGGKRILNEATVDLMFRDELPGVLNLDPEEMADNSRMAHSLSWAIQLVDNDFGRKAGSAYWSGYFNTYYSIDRHSGVAVVVMANYLPFLEPGILGLYKTFESLVRGE
- a CDS encoding sodium-dependent transporter, with the translated sequence MSLSGNDGRDGFTSKFGIICATAGSAIGLGNIWRFPYVVGENGGGAFLLVYLGFILLLGIPVMLSELVIGRRGQRNTFGSFRRLAPGKPWWFIGVMGLAAAFMILAFYSTIAGWTLEYIVKSFGNAFKDKTGDELASMFQTFHTGVFWPLFWQAVFMIMTAWIILSGVKKGIEKYSKILMPFLLALLIIMAIRSITLPGAMGGLQFLFKPDFSQLNTSVFLSALGQAFFSLSIGMGAIITYGSYIQRENNLTTIAAEVSIADTLIAVLAGVAIFPAVFAFGLDPAEGPGLIFQVLPSIFQQLPGGYFFAIIFFILLAIAALTSSISLLEVVVAFLVEELNLDRKKATIMAASAALLIGVFCTLSFSTLSDVTFRGQTIFGILDFSASNILLPLGGLLIVVFVGWVMKSAEVKDELSNGGLLKLRLYAFFRFIIKFIAPVAIAIIFLNSIGIL
- a CDS encoding sodium:alanine symporter family protein, with translation MSGILESINRVIVMYNEYVGGYLLLAMLLPTGIFFAFKFRFLHVRKFWHSFAILSGRYARKGDHGDVNHFKALTTALSATVGTGNIVGVALAIYLGGPGAIFWMWVTGFFGMMLKLVECTLGLKYRKFNADGTVSGGPMYYMEYGLKDKLGKHAKTLAVIFAGAAVLCSLGTGNMAQSNSMTDVLFTSYQIPTWISGLVIAGLVLLIVVGGLKRIAEVTSRLVPFMAGIYFIAAMVIFILHIENLVPAFELIFEYAFTGTAATGGFVGSAFIMTMTMGIRRGLFSNEAGQGSAAMAHSAARTPYPIREGMVASLEPFIDTMFICTLTALVVIMTGAWESGLQGVSMTVLAFETGLAEINLGYLAPHIIALGLLLFAFSTVIAWSYYGTRAAQYLFGDKAIKPYYYVYALFVFFGSIWGIDLVWNFVDMVITFMTIPNLIAILLLTPVIKKEIDDYFSKDYKTL